In Methanobrevibacter woesei, the genomic window TTTATTCTTTTTTTAACTCTTTTTCAGTTAACAATAACTTTATTTTATTGAATTTTCTTTTTTTCATCTGCTTGAAAATATAACTTTTATATATAATTTTAAATATACTAGTTACTATTAAAAAGGTGATTTATTTGACTAGTAAAAAAGAAATAGTTGCCTATGTTATTATTATTCTCTTGGCTTTATTACTTGCACAGCACTTAAATGTTGTTGTTTCTGGAAGTATGGAGCCTGAATTCTATAGAGGAGATATAGTAGTAGTTGAGAAGGCTAATTTATTTGGCCTAGGAATACAGGAATTTGACCCTAATGATGTTCAAGTTGGAGACATTGTTGTTTATAATGCAGAATGGGTTGATGAAGCTGTTATTCATAGGGTGATTAATATTACTGAAATCAATGGTTCTACTTATTTTGTAATTAAGGGGGATAATAATGACGTTCCAGATCCTTATTATGTAAGCCCAGATCAGATTACAGATAGAGTTGTAACTTGGGGTGATGATCCTCTTATTATACCTTATATTGGTAATATAAACCTTTGGTTAAGAGGTTTATAAATTTTTATTTTTTTTTATAGGTGAGTAAATGTATTTTGAAATAGAAAAACAAGCTAAAGATGCTATTATTAAAGCAATTGATAATTTTGATTGCGAAATTGACACAGACTTCAAATTAGAATTTCCTCCTAATCCTGATTTAGGAGATTTAGCTAGTACTATCTCTTTTGCTCTTGCTAAACAGTTAAGAAGAGCTCCAGATGGAATTGCTGAAGAATTGGCTTCTTGTATTGAAGTTCCTGAAATTTTTGAAAAAGTAAAAGCAGTTGGACCTTATGTTAACTTCTTTGTTGATTATTCAAAATTCTCTAAAATGTTACTTGATTATGTAACTGATGATTATGGTCAACTTGAGAAAGTAGATGAAAAAATTGTTTTAGAACATACTTCTGCAAATCCTAATGGTCCTTTACATATTGGACATGTAAGAAATTCTATTTTTGGTGATTCTTTAACACGTCTTTTAAAATTAGCTGGTCGTGATGTTGAAACACAATATTATGTAAATGATATGGGAAGACAAATTGCTATTATTGTCTTTGGTATTACTGAATTAGGTTTAAAAATAGAAGACCAAGAAGGAGATAAAATTGACCATAAAATTGGTAGACTATATTTTAAAACTAATCAAAAGTTAAAAGAAGATGAAAGTTTAAATTCACATGTAGATGCTATCATTAAAAGATATGAAAATGGTGGGGACGAACAATTAAATGCATTATTCGAGGAAGTAGTTGAAAGTTGTTTGTCTGGAATTAAGGAAACTCTTCATAGAATCAATATTAATCATGATGACTTTGTATGGGAAGGTCAGTTTGTACGTAATGGGGATGTTGATTCATTAGTTGATTACTTTACTAAAGAAGGATTTGTTCGCCATGATGAAGTTACCTACATTGATTTGATTGATTTCCAAATTGAAAAGGAATTTGTTTTAAGAAGATCTGATGGTAGTTCTCTTTATTCCACAAGGGATTTAGCATATCACAGGTGGAAAGCTACTCAAGGAGATGTAGTTTTAGATATTTTAGGTTCTGACCATAAATTAGCTGCTAAACAAATAAATGTAATCTTTAAAGAAATTTTACGTGAAATTCCACCAGAAGTTATTTTCTATGAATTTATTACATTGCCAGAAGGTTCAATGTCTACAAGAAGAGGAGTTTTCATATCTGTAGATGAACTTGTTGATGAAGCTGTAAAAAGAGCAGCTAGTGAAATCGAGTCAAGAAATCCTGATTTAACTCCTGAAGAAATAAAACCAATAGCTGAAGACATTGGTATTGGAGCTATTAGATTCTTTATTAACAAATTATCTCCTGAAAAACACATCACTTTCAAATGGGATGAAGCTTTAAGCTTTGAACGTGGATGTGCTTCTATTCAATATGCTCATGCAAGGGCATGTAAATTACTTAAAAAATCAGGTAAAGATGTATCTTCATTAGAAATAGCTGATAACTGGGATGTTAATGATAATGAACAAGATTTAGTTAGAACCATAGCTAAATTCCCACAAGTTGTTGAAGATTCAGCTAATAAAATGAGGGTTCACAATATTACTCAATATTGTCAAGACTTAGCTAACAGCTTTAATAAATTTTATAAAGAAGAACAAGTTATTGGTTCTGATTTAGAAGATACTAGATTAATTTTAGTTGATAAAGCTAGAGTAACTTTAAGAAATGCATTAGATATTTTAGGAGTTTCTGCTCCTGAAAAAATGTAGGTTTTAGAAGTTTTTCACTTCAAAACCTTTACTTACTTTTTTTTAATTTTTATTGTGTTGCAGTTTCTGGATTAATTAATTTTTGTAATTTATCTCCAATTAAGTCAAATAATAATACTAAGATTAATAGAGATAATCCTGGGAAGAATGCTAGCCACCAGTATCCAGAGGATAAATAATTCATGGATTCTGATAAAATAACACCGATTGCAGGTTCATGAGGAGGCAATCCGAAACCTAAAAATGTAATACTTGCTTCATGCATTATAGCATGAGGAAACATTAGAATAACTCCTACAATAATCTGTGTTAATACTAATGGGAATATATGTTTAATAGCTATCCATAATTTTGATTTTCCAAGGTTTTGAGATAGTTTAATATACTCTGTTGTTTTTATCTGTTTTACTTCTGATCTTAAAACCCTAGCTAGTGGTGTCCAGTGAGTTAAACCAACACCCATGATAACACCATAAAATCCTCCTCCAAAACATATGGAGAGAAGAATTATAAGTAAAATATGGGGTATTGAACCGAATAAATCAATTATTCCTGCAACTAATTCGTCAGTGTACTTATTAAAACTTGCAAGTAATCCTAAAAAGATTGCAATAAATGTACTTATAATTGCTGCAAATCCACCAACACCAACACTTAATCCTAAACCCGCTATGGTACGCTGGAACATGTCACGTCCCATCCAGTCAGTTCCAAAGATATGTTCTAAAGATGGAAGTTGATAGATGTCATTGCTTGTTGGTATGTATCCAATAAATAAGCTACTTATGAAAATAGCTAGAAGAAGAACTACAGCAAGTGAAAGGATTACAATTGTTTTTGTCCTTAAATTTGCATGGTATAGTACCCATGGCCCATTTTTGTTTTTTCTTTTATTCAATTACCTCATTCTCCTTTATTCTTGGATCAATAAAATAGTATAAAATATCTGCAATTAAATTTCCAACAAATACAAACACCGCACTAAAAAGTACAATACCAAGTAATAATGGCACATCACTTTGAAGACCAGCATCTACTGCTGTCTGTCCAATTCCAGGATAATTAAATACTTGTTCAACTAACACTGCACCACCAAATAACTCATTAAATGATAAGAATTGTAAGGTGATTGCAGGAAGTAAAATATTTCTAATTCCATGACGTTTAATTAAAGTCCAGTCTTTTTCTCCTCTGGATTTTGCAAATAATGCATAATCTGTGGATAAAACATTAATTAACTCATTACGTGTGTAAAGAGCTATGGATGCAACTCCAACCATACTTAAAGTTAATGCTGGAAGCACTAACCTTGAAGCCCATTCTAAGATTGTTGCATCAGAACTTGATACTCCAATTGGGACACTATATCCAACTGGGAACCATCCAAGCCATATTGCAAATACCATAAGTAACACAAGACCAATCCAGAATGAAGGAGCGGATTGTAGAATGTAACAATAGGTTTTAACAGCTTTGTCTATCCAAGTATCTTTGTTTTTTCCAGCAAGCACTCCTAATCCAAATCCAATAATTCCACTTGCTACCCATGAAATAAACATTAAAACTATGGATGCTGAAGCTTTTTGAACTATGACTTCAACTACAGGCATACGGTAAATTAAAGAGGTTCCTAAATCTCCTTGTAATAGATTTAGTAACCAATGAAATATTTTATCTGTTAATGGAACTCCAACACCCCAATAACTTTCAAGCATTGCTCTTTGTGCAGCAGATACTGGCGCATTATTTAAGTATGCATTAACTGGGTCAATTGGAGATAAATCTAGAAGTATAAAACTAAAGATAGCTACTGCTACCATCAAAATGATAAAACGGATGATTTTATACTTTGCAAAGTTTATTATTTTTTTATTCATAAGTTCAATTCTCCATTAGAAAAATTTAAAAAGATTTTGAGTATAAATCTCTTAATTTGGCCTCCATTTTACAATATTAATCAAAATATCATTTCCTAGATTGTCGGGCCTATCTATGTTAATATTGATATCCTCATTTACAAAGTAGGTATAATTATAGGTTGCAACCCATACCCAGGGAGCATCTCCATTTGGTCCAAATCCTTCACCATTGGTATAAGCTGACTGAGCCCATAAGGAATTAGCTTCATTTAAATTAGTCGTACTCATTGCTTCTTCTAAAATACTGTCTATATTGGAATTGTTGTATAAATTAGGGTTCATATAATCGTTATCAATTTCTTTACTATGGTACTGTTGATAAATTGACTTATATGGATCTGGAGATGTTTGTTGCATTAAAGCAGCTGAGTTGTACATATTTGCATATATAGTGTCCCAGTCTGTACCGACTAATTCTACATCAATTCCTATTTCTTTGGCCTGTTCTGAAAATGATACAGCTAGTGATTGTCTATCTAAATACTCTGATGGATAATATAGTTTAAAGGATGCATTCATTCCATTTTTTTCAAAAATTCCATCACCATCTGTATCTTTCCATCCACCTTCTTCTAATATTCTTTTAGCTTCACTAATATTCCCATCTGCTACAATAGCATCAGGATTTCCATAGTCTCTTGAGTCAACACCAGTATATTCTGGAGCTCCATGCCCACTATAAGTTGTTGCGACAATTTCTGAACGGTTAATTCCAACATTCAATGCTTTTCTTATGGAATCATCTGCAGTTACATTATTTCCCACTGGATCACCTTCTTCAGTTGTGATTCCAGTGTCTGGTTGGTAAGGTAGGGATATTCCTTGTGCTCTTCCTGCAGATAGACTAATTTTGTCATAACCTTCAATAGTTTCATTCAATCCATTAATTGGGACAGGGGTTACATCTACTTCATCAGATTTTGCTAATTCTAACCATGATGCTTCATCAGGGAATAATAATGTAATCT contains:
- a CDS encoding signal peptidase I — its product is MYLTSKKEIVAYVIIILLALLLAQHLNVVVSGSMEPEFYRGDIVVVEKANLFGLGIQEFDPNDVQVGDIVVYNAEWVDEAVIHRVINITEINGSTYFVIKGDNNDVPDPYYVSPDQITDRVVTWGDDPLIIPYIGNINLWLRGL
- the argS gene encoding arginine--tRNA ligase, giving the protein MYFEIEKQAKDAIIKAIDNFDCEIDTDFKLEFPPNPDLGDLASTISFALAKQLRRAPDGIAEELASCIEVPEIFEKVKAVGPYVNFFVDYSKFSKMLLDYVTDDYGQLEKVDEKIVLEHTSANPNGPLHIGHVRNSIFGDSLTRLLKLAGRDVETQYYVNDMGRQIAIIVFGITELGLKIEDQEGDKIDHKIGRLYFKTNQKLKEDESLNSHVDAIIKRYENGGDEQLNALFEEVVESCLSGIKETLHRININHDDFVWEGQFVRNGDVDSLVDYFTKEGFVRHDEVTYIDLIDFQIEKEFVLRRSDGSSLYSTRDLAYHRWKATQGDVVLDILGSDHKLAAKQINVIFKEILREIPPEVIFYEFITLPEGSMSTRRGVFISVDELVDEAVKRAASEIESRNPDLTPEEIKPIAEDIGIGAIRFFINKLSPEKHITFKWDEALSFERGCASIQYAHARACKLLKKSGKDVSSLEIADNWDVNDNEQDLVRTIAKFPQVVEDSANKMRVHNITQYCQDLANSFNKFYKEEQVIGSDLEDTRLILVDKARVTLRNALDILGVSAPEKM
- a CDS encoding ABC transporter permease; translation: MNKRKNKNGPWVLYHANLRTKTIVILSLAVVLLLAIFISSLFIGYIPTSNDIYQLPSLEHIFGTDWMGRDMFQRTIAGLGLSVGVGGFAAIISTFIAIFLGLLASFNKYTDELVAGIIDLFGSIPHILLIILLSICFGGGFYGVIMGVGLTHWTPLARVLRSEVKQIKTTEYIKLSQNLGKSKLWIAIKHIFPLVLTQIIVGVILMFPHAIMHEASITFLGFGLPPHEPAIGVILSESMNYLSSGYWWLAFFPGLSLLILVLLFDLIGDKLQKLINPETATQ
- a CDS encoding ABC transporter permease, encoding MNKKIINFAKYKIIRFIILMVAVAIFSFILLDLSPIDPVNAYLNNAPVSAAQRAMLESYWGVGVPLTDKIFHWLLNLLQGDLGTSLIYRMPVVEVIVQKASASIVLMFISWVASGIIGFGLGVLAGKNKDTWIDKAVKTYCYILQSAPSFWIGLVLLMVFAIWLGWFPVGYSVPIGVSSSDATILEWASRLVLPALTLSMVGVASIALYTRNELINVLSTDYALFAKSRGEKDWTLIKRHGIRNILLPAITLQFLSFNELFGGAVLVEQVFNYPGIGQTAVDAGLQSDVPLLLGIVLFSAVFVFVGNLIADILYYFIDPRIKENEVIE
- a CDS encoding ABC transporter substrate-binding protein, which encodes MDKKYKIIIIIAIILIVGIVIVASSMGTGKDENPRHVVVAMHNNIAEPKGGFDPTLGWGCGHQNFNPLVQSTLFSTDENGTIVNDLATGYSISSDGLKWTVNIRDDVKFSDNTTLTASDVAFTFNTAKTSNSELDMTNLESANATDNNTIEFNLKEPRSSFIYDLRYVGIVKEDGYDNGTYGGNPIGSGPYVLKEWEVGQQAIFEVNPNYYGEKPYYTQITLLFPDEASWLELAKSDEVDVTPVPINGLNETIEGYDKISLSAGRAQGISLPYQPDTGITTEEGDPVGNNVTADDSIRKALNVGINRSEIVATTYSGHGAPEYTGVDSRDYGNPDAIVADGNISEAKRILEEGGWKDTDGDGIFEKNGMNASFKLYYPSEYLDRQSLAVSFSEQAKEIGIDVELVGTDWDTIYANMYNSAALMQQTSPDPYKSIYQQYHSKEIDNDYMNPNLYNNSNIDSILEEAMSTTNLNEANSLWAQSAYTNGEGFGPNGDAPWVWVATYNYTYFVNEDININIDRPDNLGNDILINIVKWRPN